The genomic interval AGGAGCCATGGGGGGCTCCCGCTCACGTGGGCCAGTAGAAGGGAACACCATGAACGGCCAGCTCGGTCCTGCGGTGCGAGGCGCGGTTTCCTGGGTGAATGGGGCCCTGGGAGAAGGTGAGCCCACGTGGAGCCTGAGGGAGTTCCTCTTCGGTTCGTGGAACATGCCTCACGGGCATTGCTACCTGTGGAAGCCGGACCTGGTGGTGATGCATGTCCTGTCGGACGCCCTCATCGGCGCCGCCTACTTCCTCATCTCCGTCTCGCTGTACGTGCTGGTGCGCCGCAGCCGGATGCCCTTCGGGGGGATGGTGCTGTCGTTCGGTGTCTTCATCGCCGCGTGTGGGCTCACGCACCTGATGGAGATTTGGAACGTCTGGAACTCCGCCTACTACCTGGGGGGCGGCGTCAAGGTGGTGACGGCGGTGGCGTCGGTGGCGACGGGCCTGTACCTGGTGCCCTTCCGCCGGAAGGTGGTGGAGTTCACGCAGACGGCGCGCGTGTCGGAGGAGCGGCGCGTGGGCCTGGAGAAGAGCTCCCAGGAGCTGGAGGTGCTGTACGCCAGGCTCAAGGCCTCCGAGGAGCAGCGCACCCGCTTCTTCGCCAACGTCAGCCACGAGCTGCGCACGCCGCTCACGCTCATCCTGGGGCCCGTGGAGCGGCTGCTCCAGCAAGAGGACGGGTCCGAGTCCCTGCACCGGGACTTGGAGGTCGTGCGGCGCAACGCGCGTGTGTTGCTGCGCCACGTGAATGCGCTCCTGGACGTGGCCAAGCTGGACGCGGGGAAGATGCACGTGCAGTACGCGGAGGTGGACCTGGCGCGGCTGGTGCGCTGGAGCGCGGAGAACTTCGAGGCGCTGACGGTGGAGCGGCGGTTGGACCTGGTGTTGGAGCTGCCCGCCATGCTGCCGGCGCAGGTGGACCCGGAGAAGCTGGAGCGGGTGGTGCTCAACCTCCTGTCCAACGCGTTCAAGTTCACCTCGGAAGGGGGGCACATCCGCGTCGCGCTGAGCGCGGAGGCGGGGTGGGGGCGGCTGGTGGTGGAGGACAACGGGCCGGGGGTCCCCGCGGATTCGCGAGAGAGCATCTTCGAGCGGTTCCGTCAGGGGGACTCGGACCTGGCGCGCGAGGTGGGCGGCACGGGCCTGGGCCTGGCCATCACCCGCGACTTCGTGATGCTGCATGAGGGGCGCGTCTGGGTGGAGGAGCGGCCGGGCGGCGGGGCGCGCTTCGTGGTGGAGCTGCCGCTGATGGCGCCCTCGGGCGCGAAGCTCTCGCAGCGGCAGGAGGCGGAGTCCCAGGGCGCGAGCGCCGGGGCGACCCGCGTGGAGGTGGACCTGCTCCGGCCGGAGGTGACGGAGGTCGCGCCCGCGCGCGCGGAGGACTCGAGCCGTCCCCGGGTGCTGGTGGTGGAGGACACGCGGGAGATGCGCCGCTTCGTGGTGGAGACCCTGTCCAAGCACTTCCAGGTGGCCACCGCCGTGGATGGCGTGGATGGGCTGGCGCAGGCGGAGCGCATCCACCCGGACGTCATCGTCAGCGACGTGATGATGCCTCGCATGGGGGGAGACCGGCTGGTGCGCGAGGTGCACACGCGGCCCGGGTTGGAGTCCACGCCGGTGTTGCTGCTCACCGCGCGCGCGGATGAGTCGCTGCGCGTGGACCTGCTGCGCGCGGGGGCGCAGGACTACCTGGTGAAGCCCTTCGTGTCCGAGGAGCTGGTGGCGCGGGTGTCGAACCTGGCGACGATGAAGCGCACGCGCGAGGTGTTGCAGGGCCTGCTCGCGGCGCGCTCGGTGGACCTGGAGGCGATGGCGCGGGAGCTGGGCATGCGCAAGCGGCAGCTCGAGGTGGCGCTGGAGACCACCGAGCGCGCGAGCTCGTCGCGCAGCACGCTCTTGCGCCTGGTGTCCCATGAGCTGCGCACGCCGCTGTCGGTGCTCCAGCTCACCCTGCACGCGCTCCAGCGGGAGTTGGTGGGGCTGCCGCCCCGGGCGCTGGACATGTTCGAGCGGATGCACCGCTCCACGCTGCGTCTGCGGGACATGGTGGAGATGGTGTTCCAGTACAACCAGCTGGAGGAGGGCCGGCTGGTGGTGCGGCGCGAGGCGGTGGACCTGGGCGAGGTGGTGGACGACGTGGTGATGGAGGCGCGCGTGGAGGCGGCTCGCAAGGGGCTGACGCTGGAGCTGGCGCGGCCCGAGGGGAAGCTGCTCGCCCGCACCGACGCGCGCATCGTCCAGTTGGTGCTGCTCAACCTGGTGATGAACGCGGTGAAGTACACCGAGGAGGGGTGCGTGTTGGTGGGGGTGGAGGGGTGGCCCCAGGGGTGGCGGTTCCGGGTGCGCGACACGGGCCCCGGCATCCCCCCGGAGGCCCAGGCTCGCGTCTTCGAAC from Myxococcus stipitatus carries:
- a CDS encoding ATP-binding response regulator codes for the protein MNGQLGPAVRGAVSWVNGALGEGEPTWSLREFLFGSWNMPHGHCYLWKPDLVVMHVLSDALIGAAYFLISVSLYVLVRRSRMPFGGMVLSFGVFIAACGLTHLMEIWNVWNSAYYLGGGVKVVTAVASVATGLYLVPFRRKVVEFTQTARVSEERRVGLEKSSQELEVLYARLKASEEQRTRFFANVSHELRTPLTLILGPVERLLQQEDGSESLHRDLEVVRRNARVLLRHVNALLDVAKLDAGKMHVQYAEVDLARLVRWSAENFEALTVERRLDLVLELPAMLPAQVDPEKLERVVLNLLSNAFKFTSEGGHIRVALSAEAGWGRLVVEDNGPGVPADSRESIFERFRQGDSDLAREVGGTGLGLAITRDFVMLHEGRVWVEERPGGGARFVVELPLMAPSGAKLSQRQEAESQGASAGATRVEVDLLRPEVTEVAPARAEDSSRPRVLVVEDTREMRRFVVETLSKHFQVATAVDGVDGLAQAERIHPDVIVSDVMMPRMGGDRLVREVHTRPGLESTPVLLLTARADESLRVDLLRAGAQDYLVKPFVSEELVARVSNLATMKRTREVLQGLLAARSVDLEAMARELGMRKRQLEVALETTERASSSRSTLLRLVSHELRTPLSVLQLTLHALQRELVGLPPRALDMFERMHRSTLRLRDMVEMVFQYNQLEEGRLVVRREAVDLGEVVDDVVMEARVEAARKGLTLELARPEGKLLARTDARIVQLVLLNLVMNAVKYTEEGCVLVGVEGWPQGWRFRVRDTGPGIPPEAQARVFEPFEHMERLDHKSKPGVGLGLTLVREMVAVLGGVVTVTSQPGVGSEFTVELPS